Genomic window (Flexivirga aerilata):
AGCTCGCGCGTGAGCGCCGTCATACCGACAAGGACCGGGAGCTCGCGCGCGGACCGGCCCGGCTCACGGTCGCCCTCGGGATCACGTTGGCCGACAACGGTGTCGACCTGCACGCGCAAGGCGCCCCCGTGCGCCTGCACTGGCAGGAGCCGGTCGCGCAGGAATTAGTGCGCACCGGTCCGCGCGTCGGGGTGAGCGGACCCGGCGGCGACGGGGAAACCTACCCGTGGCGCTTCTGGATCGACGGTGACCCGACCGTGTCGCCGTACCGGCCGGCGAAACCCCGTCGCCGCCGCGCCGGCTGATACGGCAGGCTTGACCCGGCGCCGACCGGCGCCGTGACGACGAACGACGAGGACGGACAACGACGTGAGCAACATCTTCGACGAGCTGCAGTGGCGCGGGCTGGTGGCACAGACCACCGACGAGGCCGCGCTGCGCGAGGCACTCGCCGACGGGAAACTCACCATGTATGTCGGGTTCGACCCCTCCGCCGAGTCGTTGCACATCGGCAACCTCGTGCAGCTGATCGTCGCCCGCAAGATGCAGCAGGCCGGTCACCGGGTGATCGCGCTGGTCGGTGGATCCACCGGGCTGATCGGCGATCCCAAACCCGACTCCGAGCGCGTGCTGCGCAGCAAGGAAGCGGTCGCGGAGGCGGTGGCTTCGATCCGCACCCAGGCCGAGGCACTGCTCGACTTCACCGGCGACAACCCGGCCACGATGGTCAACAACCTCGACTGGACCGAGCCGATTTCCGCGCTGGACTTCCTGCGTGACTACGGCAAGCACTTCCGGGTCAACGCGATGATCAAGAAGGATGCGGTGTCCCGTCGGCTGAACAGCGACCAGGGGATCAGCTACACCGAGTTCAGTTACCAGATCCTGCAGGGGCTGGACTACCTGCACCTCTACCGTGACGAGGGCGTCACGCTGCAGCTCGGCGGCAGCGACCAGTGGGGCAACCTGCTCGCCGGCGTCGACCTGATCCACTCCGCCGAGGGGGTCTCGGTGCACGCCATGACGACGCCGCTCATCACCGACGCGAACGGCCGCAAGTACGGCAAGTCGGAGGGCAACGCGCTCTGGCTCAACCGCGA
Coding sequences:
- the tyrS gene encoding tyrosine--tRNA ligase, producing the protein MSNIFDELQWRGLVAQTTDEAALREALADGKLTMYVGFDPSAESLHIGNLVQLIVARKMQQAGHRVIALVGGSTGLIGDPKPDSERVLRSKEAVAEAVASIRTQAEALLDFTGDNPATMVNNLDWTEPISALDFLRDYGKHFRVNAMIKKDAVSRRLNSDQGISYTEFSYQILQGLDYLHLYRDEGVTLQLGGSDQWGNLLAGVDLIHSAEGVSVHAMTTPLITDANGRKYGKSEGNALWLNRDLMSPYAFYQFWINIEDAEVVNKLRVFTDFDQEQIAEFARQVEEEPFRRAGQKALAESVTTLVHGAEATAAVEAASEALFGKGDVSGLDPQTLTDATAELPGAPVAPGTDIVEVLIALGIADSRNSARRLIGDGGISVNNEKVTDPEATLGEDAFLHDQVAIVKRGRKHLAAARRA
- a CDS encoding DNA-3-methyladenine glycosylase; this encodes MSAADSRTTARRLLGAHLTGRGVTLRITEVEAYAGEADPGSHAFRGRTPRNEVMFGPPGHLYCYFTYGMHTCCNYVCTAPGEAGAVLIRAGEVIDGAELARERRHTDKDRELARGPARLTVALGITLADNGVDLHAQGAPVRLHWQEPVAQELVRTGPRVGVSGPGGDGETYPWRFWIDGDPTVSPYRPAKPRRRRAG